A window of Herpetosiphonaceae bacterium contains these coding sequences:
- a CDS encoding phosphoribosylglycinamide formyltransferase, with the protein MMAHEQAAEQRPFTVAVLISGSGSNMQALLDDQTGYTVGLVLADRADAYGLQRGLAARVPTVCVPLLKPKDAAARARWEQQIAGLLDVFDPDLIVMAGWMRVMSAAFIARFAGRIINQHPALLPDDAVDTYRLASGATIPAIRGAHAVRDALRLGLPTTGCTIHWVTAEVDVGPVLARSEVPVLPGDDEAALHERIKAHERRMIVEVVRRLAGDERTKGEART; encoded by the coding sequence ATGATGGCACACGAGCAGGCAGCCGAGCAGCGTCCGTTCACGGTCGCGGTGCTGATTTCGGGAAGCGGATCGAATATGCAGGCGCTGCTGGACGATCAGACCGGCTACACGGTCGGGCTAGTGCTGGCTGATCGAGCGGACGCCTACGGGTTGCAGCGCGGCCTCGCAGCCAGGGTGCCGACTGTGTGCGTTCCGCTGCTGAAGCCCAAAGACGCGGCGGCGCGGGCGCGCTGGGAGCAGCAGATCGCGGGGCTGCTCGATGTGTTCGATCCCGATCTGATCGTCATGGCCGGCTGGATGCGGGTGATGTCGGCGGCGTTTATCGCGCGCTTCGCCGGGCGGATCATCAACCAGCATCCCGCGCTGCTGCCCGACGACGCGGTCGATACCTATCGGCTGGCGAGCGGCGCGACGATCCCGGCGATCCGTGGCGCACACGCCGTCCGCGACGCGCTGCGCCTTGGCCTGCCCACCACCGGCTGCACGATCCACTGGGTGACAGCCGAGGTCGATGTCGGCCCGGTGCTGGCGCGCAGCGAGGTGCCGGTGCTGCCCGGCGACGACGAGGCCGCGCTCCACGAGCGGATCAAGGCCCATGAGCGCCGGATGATCGTCGAGGTGGTGCGGCGGTTGGCGGGGGATGAAAGAACAAAGGGAGAAGCAAGAACCTAG